Proteins from one Scleropages formosus chromosome 14, fSclFor1.1, whole genome shotgun sequence genomic window:
- the nhlh2 gene encoding helix-loop-helix protein 2 translates to MMLSPDQPDSDLPWGQSDAESVLNDMKAGCVSDEPTEGDGRSRALAPQPLSREEKRRRRRATAKYRSAHATRERIRVEAFNVAFAELRKLLPTLPPDKKLSKIEILRLAICYISYLNHVLDV, encoded by the coding sequence ATGATGCTGAGCCCAGACCAGCCGGACTCGGACCTGCCCTGGGGACAGTCGGACGCCGAGTCCGTGCTCAACGACATGAAAGCGGGCTGCGTGTCGGACGAGCCCACGGAGGGCGACGGCAGGTCCCGCGCTCTGGCCCCGCAGCCTCTCAGCAGGGAGGAGAAGCGGCGCAGGCGGCGCGCCACCGCCAAGTACCGCTCGGCCCACGCCACGCGCGAGCGCATCCGCGTGGAGGCCTTCAACGTGGCCTTCGCCGAGCTGAGGAAGCTGCTGCCCACGCTGCCTCCGGACAAGAAGCTGTCCAAGATCGAGATTCTGCGCCTGGCCATTTGCTACATATCCTACCTGAACCACGTGCTGGACGTTTAA